The nucleotide window GTAATAAACGTTTAATTGATAATTCATCTTCTTTAAGTAAGCCCGCCAAGTATTGTCTAGAGACTAACTCGACAACAAGTGGCGACAACGGAGAGATTTCAGAAAAAGATTCCCTTGGCCTGGTAATGGAAGGATTGAAGAATTTAGCACTAACTGACAAACTGAGTGAATTCAATGGTTATGAGAATGAGGATCCCAAGGCCTTTCTAGATCAATTTCTGGCATTTGAGACAAAATGGGCTGCAAATTATCTGCACCATAAGATTACGAGTATGCTGAAAGGAAAAGCAAGCCTGTGGTTTAAAGCCCACGAAAAGAAATTGGAAacctataaaaaatttattgaaggCTTTAAAAAGAGATTCGTCAAGGAAGTAAAAGTTACAGAGAACGCAGAGTTCTTTTGGAGATGTATCCAGGAAGGACCCAAGACCTCAGATGTAATCTCTTATTACTATAGTTTACGAATTTACGGAGAAGAAAATGAACTTTTATATACAAGAGCTAAGGAAAGAATCGTGGAGTTAGTAGAGGATGAACATTTTAGATTTCATCTCAACACGTGTGAAAATTGGGACGAACTTGAAGCCTACCTGGAAGAAAACGAAAAGCCgatgaataaaaaattacgtTATTTCGGAAGAAAGCAAAGCATTACTACATTTCCAAGAAAAGAATTTGCAAAGAGAGATCAACCCGTTAACAAAGTAGTCGCAGAGTCGACAGGGCGATCAATATCCGACGGAATGAGGAAAGTCCTTAGTATCTCAGCTAAGGTGAAGAATCAGGAAGATAATAGACCAAGAATTGAGTTGGTCTATGGCGATAATATTGTGAATGCACTTTTAGACACAGGAGCTACAGTGACggtaattaaaaaagcaGTAGCGGTACAACTCGACGCTCCCATTCAGAAAGAAGCCGGAGAAATTAAGGGCTTAAAGGGAGGGCGTCAGATTGTAGGTAGATGTTAcctaaacataaaaaagaaaggtGAAAAACAGCCGAAAggttttaatttcttaGTAGTCGAAGATATGGAGGAATCGATGTTGTTAGGCATTGAGGAGATTCGAAGACTAAATCTATTTTCATATCTTGCTCAGAAGAAgcaaaaagataaaatcacaaacaaaaatattgtaatgGAAGCTAAGTTTGAAAACGAAGTAATAGAATCCTGTACTGATATTCAAGAATTATTAGAAGACATTGATTGCGACGAAGACAATACCAAACAAGAATTTAAAGACTTGATATCTGAATTTGGAGGCGTGTTTCAGGATGAAAATAAACAGATAAATATTGATATAGAACATGCAATCGAGCTGATGGAGGGTTCCAAAATGTCTATATGTCCTAAGTATAAACGATCTCCGGAAGAACATGAGACAATTAGGACAGAGGTTCAGAAATTCCTAACTCAAGGTTTGATTGAAGAAAGCCAGAGCCCATATGTGTCACCAGTGGTactagtaaaaaaaaaggatGGTGGGTTGAGATTTTGCATCGACTTTAGAAgactaaataaaattactaTACCATACGAATATCCGATCCCGCGTATCGACGAAACTTTGGATCAATTGCAAGGCGCAAGAATTTTCAGTGTAATGGATGTAGAAGCAGCTTACAATCAAGTAACAGTTAAAAAGGAGGACCGATTTAAAACAGCATTTTACACTAGAGAAGGAGTTTTTCAATGGAAAAAGATGCCGTTTGGGCTTATTAACGCCCCCTTTACATTTCAAAGAATAatgaataaatattttaaacagTATATGCATAAATGCGTCATGGTTTATTTGGATGATATTCTAGTATTTTCAAAAGATCACAAATCTCACTTAATACATCTGAGACAGATTCTCGAAATTATCAGAAAAATAGGATTTaagttaaataaaaaaaaatgtaagtTTGTGCAGGAAAAAGTCGAATTCCTAGGTTATGAGGTAATTAACGGTAAAGTAGAAATACCGttacaacaaaaaatgaaaactATGGAATGGAAGACACCGCAGACAAAGAAGGATATCCGGGCATTTAACGGATTTTCGGCATTCTTCAATAGGTTTATCAAGGATTATGCACAAAAGATGTTACCCCTATATGAATTACTAAAAGGAAAGGAAAAAACTAAGTTTGTTCTAAGCGAAGAAGCATCAGAAGCTTTTGAGATAATGAAAGCAGAAATAAGAAAGGCGTCGGGATTACTTTTACCTAACTTTGATAAAAGGTTTTATATCGACACTGATGCATCGAACTTGGCAATAGGAGCCGTATTATCTCAATTGGATGACTacgaaaataaattaatgcCTGTAATCTGTTTCTCGTTGAAGCTTTCAgctgaaaaaattaattatacaGTGACCGAAAAAGAGTGTTTGGCAGTAATTTGGGCGGTTAAAAAGCTTCGAGTATACCTTACTAGAGAATTTACCATAAGAACTGATCATCAGGCCTTGAAATGGCTGTTAAATTTGAAAGAAACATCAGGAAGGTTAATGAGGTGGATACTCACTCTTCaagaatataattataagatCGAATACCTACCAGGAAAGATCAACGTGATCGCAGACGCAATGAGTAGGATAGTGATGAATGTCGCTGAAGAGAGACCCAAGGAAATTTCAGAGGAAGCTAAATTGGAAGCTATTATGAGAAGTCATAATGACTGTGGACACGGTGGTGTGGATGCCACGTATACCTTATTGAGAAAGGACTTAATCTGGAAAGGGATGTATAATGAAGTAAgagatattttaaaatcatgttCTGTTTGCAATAAATTCTCACGAGgcgtaaaaaatttacagaaAATAAGACTCCCTTTAACTAATCCACTGGACAAAGTTGGAATCGATCTCGTTGGACCTCTCCCAAAATCGGAAAACggcaataaatttataattattgcAACGGATTATATAACGAGATGGTGTGAAGCTGAGGcgataaaaacaaaatcgGCGAACGTTATAGCTGAATTTCttgtaaacaaaatatttttacaatatggCCCTCCAAAAGAACTGTTGTCAGACCAAGGAACTGAATTTACCAATTCACTGGTTAAAAGAGTGTGCAACATGATGAGCACCAAGAAATCGTTTACCTCGAGCTACAATCCTAAATGTAATGGATTAGCCGAGAGAACAAATCAGACTCTGATAGGAAAACTAGCAAAGATAGTGGACGGGCGTTGGAAAGAATGGGATGAGTACTTACCATATGCCGTATACGCATATAGAATATCTCCAAGAAGATCAACGGGACATTCTCCATATGAATTATTATTTGGTAGAGCACCTAATCGGGTTGTTAATGAGAATAAGTTATTCTCAGAGGTTGAAGAAGATAATAACTTAATTATTGAGCGACTAAATCAATTTCGAGATACATTATTAAACTTAGAACGAGAAATTAGACTGACGGAAATGGACAGAGTGAAACCAGAACAAGATTCTGAAGACTTAAAGCTAAACGATTATGTAAGAAGAAGGAAACAACCAAATGAACGTTTAAATAAACTAGATAACAGGTTCGATggtttttttagaattattaAAGTTGGAAGAAATGGCAACTATGATATTGAAGACGTTTTAGGAAAAAGATTTTCAGTCAATCGAAAGGATATCATGAAAGTTGAGGAATCTGATCCAGCAGAGTGGATCACTTCTAAGAGGGGAAGTATGTCATGCGGTAAACCCACGCTGACCATTAGAATCCCTAAACCCAAAGACTTTTGACATGCGTTCggaataaattaaatgtttgACACTTTTTGGTGTACAAACATTTATGACGTAAATATGTGTCTTACACATATTTCTACAATTtctgttttctttttatttccctccaaaatggaaatatgtttaattaatatttgctaaaaagtatttaagcAAATTGCCCCAAGAAGGGCACGATGAGTAATAAAcgtttaattaataattcatCTTCTTTAAGTAAGCCCGCCAAGTATTGTCTAGAGACTAACTCGACAACAGGGTCAATACCGTAATTTAAAACCATAATAGAATtgtgaaaattttaaattagtattttttgtacACAATTCATTAatgttaattttaatttcaatttttttatacttaagttaaatctaaataataaataacaaTGTATGGTgataaaatgataaaaaatcgAAAAACATATTGCATAGTGcgattcaaatttttttttctaaattaacTTCTTAATCATCTCCATAGTTTTGTTATTGTTAACACGTGTAATGTGGAGTTGTAAGCGTTTGTGAGGAGCTTAAATTATAAGTACGGCCCTAGTTGTAAGTAAAtacatttgtttttaacaacattgtgtattttttatcatttgcACCCGGTGTAATACACGATTTTATTGTTGttctgtttttttatatattttgtgtACCCttcatttatatatttttattgtgaaaaataaacaattgaTTTTAGAAAGGCAAAAAGCTGTTGTATAAAGAAACATACATACTTTAAACGCGTAGCCTTCGCGCGGACtcaacaaatattatatatattataagatACGACCCAACATTgatttatatcaaaaaaagaaagcggtatttaaatatcaaCGGATGATTGTGatgatataatataaataaatattcaaacagtgttataaaattacagttttatgtttttaaatttttttttttgtattttcaAAGTAATTTACTTTgctaaataataatatcacCTTTCTATTATACTAAGTATGCGAGTTAATTTTCTAATGATAGGCATAAATctaattcaaaatttttatgggGTATTTTTCTGAAGTTTTATGTCTTCGAAATTtaccttttttattaaatttataatgttcTGTTTTGGTTTTATGTGAgcgtaaaaaatattttataattgttaTAGTATATCATTCtatatactttttaaaatattaaggtaaaaaatttcccttttaaaaaaaataatttgtttcAGTATATATTTCCACGTTATGTAGACTCTAGTCATTATATAAGATTAATTGTAATGTAAATGATAGTTTaggaatttattttaatattgcaTTATTGTGGTTTATAATACAATATACAAGATCAagcataaaatttatttgtttaatgATAATTTCCCttcttaatatatttaaaaagtatatattctttaatattagCCTTAACATACATA belongs to Vairimorpha necatrix chromosome 12, complete sequence and includes:
- a CDS encoding reverse transcriptase; the encoded protein is MSNKRLIDNSSSLSKPAKYCLETNSTTSGDNGEISEKDSLGLVMEGLKNLALTDKLSEFNGYENEDPKAFLDQFLAFETKWAANYLHHKITSMLKGKASLWFKAHEKKLETYKKFIEGFKKRFVKEVKVTENAEFFWRCIQEGPKTSDVISYYYSLRIYGEENELLYTRAKERIVELVEDEHFRFHLNTCENWDELEAYLEENEKPMNKKLRYFGRKQSITTFPRKEFAKRDQPVNKVVAESTGRSISDGMRKVLSISAKVKNQEDNRPRIELVYGDNIVNALLDTGATVTVIKKAVAVQLDAPIQKEAGEIKGLKGGRQIVGRCYLNIKKKGEKQPKGFNFLVVEDMEESMLLGIEEIRRLNLFSYLAQKKQKDKITNKNIVMEAKFENEVIESCTDIQELLEDIDCDEDNTKQEFKDLISEFGGV